One segment of Streptosporangium brasiliense DNA contains the following:
- a CDS encoding FAD-dependent oxidoreductase: MARAVVIGAGIGGLTAAVALQQRGWEVTVFERAPSLEPVGSGLAVAANALKALDTIGVGDEIRKLSAVQGEGGVRRADGRWLIRTTDEATTARYGGDSVVLLRRADLVGALSARLAPGTVRLNSTVKGVDPETGRVTVRTGSAETGPVESEPVEAELVVAADGIHSPTRVALFPGHPGPRYAGTTSWRVLIPYGSVPGQTSESWGDGKVFGVMPLAGGLVYCYATDAVPAGGGGGDQRAELLRLFGGWHDPIPALLAAAAPENVLRNDVHHLTTPLPAMHRGRVALLGDAAHPMTPNLGQGACQAIEDAVVLAHLADRGAAGLAGYTAARLKRTSEIVARSASICRATRIRNPLAVRLRDMTIALAWRLTPGRMTGAMDEVVGWTPPAP; encoded by the coding sequence ATGGCGCGTGCAGTGGTGATCGGGGCGGGGATCGGCGGCCTGACGGCGGCGGTGGCACTGCAGCAGCGGGGCTGGGAGGTGACGGTGTTCGAGCGGGCGCCGTCCCTGGAGCCGGTCGGCTCCGGGCTGGCCGTCGCCGCCAACGCGCTCAAGGCACTGGACACCATCGGCGTCGGCGACGAGATCCGCAAGCTGTCGGCGGTCCAGGGCGAGGGCGGCGTACGGCGCGCGGACGGCCGATGGCTGATCAGGACCACCGACGAGGCCACCACCGCCCGGTACGGCGGCGACTCCGTGGTGCTGCTGCGCCGCGCCGACCTGGTGGGCGCGCTCTCGGCCCGCCTCGCCCCCGGCACGGTCCGGCTGAACAGCACCGTGAAGGGGGTGGACCCGGAGACCGGCCGGGTGACCGTCAGGACCGGAAGCGCGGAGACCGGACCGGTGGAGAGCGAGCCGGTGGAGGCCGAACTGGTGGTGGCCGCCGACGGCATCCACTCCCCCACCAGGGTCGCGCTGTTCCCCGGCCACCCCGGCCCGCGCTACGCCGGGACCACGAGCTGGCGGGTGCTCATCCCCTACGGGAGCGTCCCGGGCCAGACCTCGGAGAGCTGGGGCGACGGCAAGGTCTTCGGGGTCATGCCGCTGGCCGGAGGGCTGGTCTACTGCTACGCCACCGACGCGGTCCCGGCCGGCGGAGGCGGCGGCGACCAGCGGGCCGAGCTGCTGCGCCTGTTCGGAGGGTGGCACGACCCGATCCCGGCGCTGCTGGCCGCCGCCGCACCGGAGAACGTGCTCAGGAACGACGTGCACCATCTCACCACCCCGCTGCCCGCCATGCACAGGGGCAGGGTCGCGCTGCTGGGCGACGCCGCCCACCCCATGACGCCCAACCTGGGGCAGGGCGCCTGCCAGGCGATCGAGGACGCGGTGGTGCTGGCCCACCTCGCGGACCGGGGCGCCGCCGGGCTGGCCGGCTACACCGCCGCCCGGTTGAAGCGGACCTCCGAGATCGTGGCCCGGTCCGCGTCGATCTGCCGCGCCACCCGGATCCGCAACCCGCTCGCCGTACGGCTGCGCGACATGACGATCGCGCTCGCCTGGCGGCTGACCCCGGGCCGGATGACCGGCGCGATGGACGAGGTCGTCGGCTGGACCCCGCCCGCCCCCTAG
- a CDS encoding TetR/AcrR family transcriptional regulator, with product MKSQRAESVAEAAITLLAERGMRGLTHRAVDEAAGLPPGSTSNLARTRSALLELALERLTELEVAAFGEIFAAASDGLGALDALAEVATRVLWRQLTVDRRRTVARYELALEATRRPELRKVYDEVGSRFRDPVVVILTAAGSPDPVRHSRQLVAYCEGVMFDAIIGAGAEPTPDDLRLGVRELLKGMLT from the coding sequence GTGAAGTCTCAGCGTGCCGAATCCGTCGCGGAGGCCGCCATCACCCTGCTCGCCGAGCGGGGCATGCGCGGCCTGACCCATCGGGCGGTGGACGAGGCGGCCGGGCTGCCGCCGGGGTCGACCTCCAATCTCGCCCGCACCCGCTCGGCGCTGCTGGAGCTGGCCCTTGAGCGGCTCACCGAGCTGGAGGTCGCCGCGTTCGGGGAGATCTTCGCCGCCGCGTCGGACGGCCTGGGCGCGCTGGACGCGCTCGCCGAGGTGGCGACCCGGGTGCTGTGGAGGCAGCTGACCGTCGACCGCCGCCGGACGGTCGCCCGCTACGAGCTGGCCCTGGAGGCCACCCGCCGTCCCGAGCTCCGCAAGGTCTACGACGAGGTGGGGAGCCGTTTCCGCGACCCCGTGGTGGTGATCCTCACCGCGGCGGGGTCGCCGGATCCGGTACGGCACAGCCGCCAGCTGGTCGCCTACTGCGAGGGCGTGATGTTCGACGCCATCATCGGAGCCGGGGCGGAGCCGACCCCGGACGACCTGCGCCTCGGGGTCCGGGAGCTGCTGAAGGGGATGCTGACGTGA
- a CDS encoding GNAT family N-acetyltransferase, translating into MTAHMPDPVTLEDDVVRLEPLTLAHVPDLFLASGGDEEVWRWLSSPAPRSEEELEGIAEKLIDDPEHVPFAVILKETGRAVGWTTYIDTPGYADSIEIGWTWYGRAVWRSAVNTACKILLIDHAFDKLGVNRVQLKTDILNTRSQAAIQRIGGLHEGVLRRQRRRSDGTWRDTTYFSILDDEWPAHRARLLAR; encoded by the coding sequence ATGACCGCGCACATGCCCGATCCCGTCACCCTCGAAGACGACGTCGTACGGCTCGAACCGCTGACCCTGGCCCACGTCCCCGACCTGTTCCTGGCCTCCGGCGGCGACGAGGAGGTGTGGCGCTGGCTCTCGTCCCCCGCACCGCGCAGCGAGGAGGAGCTGGAAGGCATCGCGGAGAAGCTGATCGACGACCCGGAGCACGTGCCGTTCGCGGTGATCCTCAAGGAGACCGGCCGCGCGGTCGGCTGGACCACCTACATCGACACCCCGGGATACGCCGACAGCATCGAGATCGGCTGGACCTGGTACGGCAGGGCCGTGTGGCGCTCGGCCGTCAACACCGCGTGCAAGATCCTGCTGATCGACCACGCCTTCGACAAGCTCGGGGTGAACCGCGTCCAGCTCAAGACCGACATCCTCAACACCCGTTCCCAGGCGGCGATCCAGCGCATCGGCGGCCTGCACGAGGGTGTCCTGCGCCGCCAGCGCCGCCGCTCGGACGGCACCTGGCGCGACACGACCTACTTCAGCATCCTCGACGACGAATGGCCCGCCCACCGCGCCCGCCTGCTGGCGCGGTGA
- a CDS encoding acyl-CoA dehydrogenase family protein, whose protein sequence is MDFAFDATTEKLRRRLLDFMDECVYPAEEAFEAQAAESGWATPPLMEDLKQEARRRGLWNLFLPGEHGAGLTNLQYAPLAEIMGRSPRLAPTATNCAAPDTGNMEVLSMFGDDWQRKEWLEPLLRGEIRSAFAMTEPDTASSDATNIALSIVRDGSEYVINGRKWFASGAMNPACRILIVMGKTDPEASSHRQQSMVLVPRDTPGLDIRRGMHVFGYSDADHGGHAEIAFDDVRVPVDNLIGEEGGGFAIAQARLGPGRIHHCMRLIGMAERAVELMCARTLSRTAFGGPIAQQGVVQDWIAESRVKIEQLRLLVLKTAWLMDTVGNRGAHTEIQAIKIATPREVEWILDKAIQAHGAGGVSQDFPLAALWAGARSLRLADGPDEVHKRSLAYRELKKHMTPRG, encoded by the coding sequence ATGGATTTCGCGTTCGACGCCACGACCGAGAAGCTGCGGAGACGGCTGCTCGACTTCATGGATGAGTGCGTCTACCCGGCCGAGGAGGCGTTCGAGGCCCAGGCCGCCGAGAGCGGGTGGGCCACCCCTCCGCTGATGGAGGATCTCAAGCAGGAGGCCCGCAGGCGGGGGCTGTGGAACCTGTTCCTGCCGGGTGAGCACGGCGCCGGGCTGACCAACCTGCAGTACGCCCCGCTGGCCGAGATCATGGGGCGCTCGCCCCGCCTCGCCCCCACCGCGACCAACTGCGCCGCCCCCGACACCGGCAACATGGAAGTGCTGTCCATGTTCGGCGACGACTGGCAGCGCAAGGAGTGGCTGGAGCCGCTGCTGCGAGGGGAGATCCGGTCGGCGTTCGCGATGACCGAGCCGGACACCGCGTCGTCGGACGCCACGAACATCGCGCTGTCGATCGTCCGGGACGGCTCCGAATACGTGATCAACGGCCGCAAGTGGTTCGCCTCCGGGGCGATGAACCCGGCCTGCAGGATCCTCATCGTGATGGGGAAGACCGACCCGGAGGCGTCCTCCCACCGGCAGCAGTCCATGGTCCTGGTGCCGCGTGACACGCCCGGGCTGGACATCAGGCGGGGCATGCACGTGTTCGGCTACTCCGACGCCGACCACGGCGGCCACGCCGAGATCGCCTTCGACGACGTCAGGGTGCCGGTGGACAACCTGATCGGCGAGGAGGGCGGCGGCTTCGCGATCGCCCAGGCGCGTCTCGGGCCGGGCCGGATCCACCACTGCATGCGGCTGATCGGCATGGCCGAGCGGGCCGTCGAGCTGATGTGCGCGCGGACCCTGTCGCGGACCGCGTTCGGCGGGCCGATCGCCCAGCAGGGGGTCGTCCAGGACTGGATCGCCGAGTCGAGGGTGAAGATCGAGCAGCTCCGCCTGCTCGTGCTGAAGACCGCCTGGCTGATGGACACCGTCGGCAACCGCGGCGCCCACACCGAGATCCAGGCCATCAAGATCGCCACTCCGCGGGAGGTGGAGTGGATCCTGGACAAGGCCATCCAGGCCCACGGCGCCGGAGGCGTCAGCCAGGACTTCCCGCTGGCCGCCCTCTGGGCGGGCGCACGGTCCCTGAGGCTCGCCGACGGACCCGACGAGGTGCACAAGCGCTCCCTCGCCTACCGCGAGCTCAAAAAGCACATGACTCCCCGCGGCTGA
- a CDS encoding acyl-CoA dehydrogenase family protein, with amino-acid sequence MTKGTFVALDDKTIRERAAAFLAAGHDPGRRLEFLRARFDAGLAWVHFPEGLGGLGAPRELQNVVEQELARTPQLDTGVQAIGLGMAAPTILAFGTEEQRRRFLRPLWTGEEIWCQLFSEPGAGSDLATLGTRAVRDGDEWVVDGQKVWTSGAHHARWAILVARTDADVPKHRGLTYFVCDMHAPGVEVRPLRQITGEAEFNEVFLTGVRLGDDLRLGEVGDGWRVAQTTLMNERVAIGGAPVRRGGGMVGVVAETWRSRPELRTHDLHQRLLRLWVEAEVTRLAGARLREQLSAGQPGPEGSGMKLSFASLNQALSGLDVEMRGEEGLGYDDWTFRRSDSVDFFGRGPGYRYLRAKGNSIEGGTSEILRNIVAERVLGLPSEPRVDKDVPWKNLPR; translated from the coding sequence GTGACGAAGGGAACGTTCGTGGCGTTGGACGACAAGACGATCAGGGAGCGCGCCGCGGCGTTCCTGGCCGCCGGGCACGACCCCGGGCGGCGGCTGGAGTTCCTGCGGGCCCGGTTCGACGCGGGACTGGCCTGGGTGCACTTCCCCGAAGGGCTCGGCGGGCTCGGCGCCCCGCGAGAGCTGCAGAACGTGGTCGAGCAGGAGCTGGCGCGGACTCCGCAGCTCGACACCGGCGTGCAGGCGATCGGGCTGGGCATGGCCGCTCCGACGATCCTGGCCTTCGGCACCGAGGAGCAGCGCAGGCGGTTCCTGCGCCCGCTGTGGACAGGCGAGGAGATCTGGTGCCAGCTCTTCAGCGAGCCCGGCGCCGGCTCGGATCTGGCGACGCTCGGCACCAGGGCGGTCCGCGACGGCGACGAGTGGGTCGTGGACGGGCAGAAGGTGTGGACCTCGGGCGCCCACCACGCCCGCTGGGCGATCCTGGTCGCCCGGACCGACGCGGACGTGCCCAAGCACCGGGGGCTCACCTACTTCGTGTGCGACATGCACGCCCCCGGTGTCGAGGTCAGGCCGCTGCGGCAGATCACCGGGGAGGCCGAGTTCAACGAGGTCTTCCTCACGGGTGTACGGCTCGGCGACGATCTGCGGCTCGGCGAGGTCGGCGACGGGTGGCGGGTCGCGCAGACCACGCTGATGAACGAACGCGTGGCGATCGGCGGCGCGCCGGTCCGGCGGGGCGGCGGCATGGTCGGCGTGGTCGCCGAGACCTGGCGGTCCCGGCCCGAGCTGCGCACCCACGACCTGCACCAGCGGCTGCTGCGGCTCTGGGTGGAGGCGGAGGTGACGCGGCTGGCCGGGGCGCGGCTGCGCGAGCAGCTGTCGGCCGGGCAGCCCGGACCGGAGGGCTCGGGCATGAAGCTCTCCTTCGCCTCGCTCAATCAGGCGCTGTCCGGGCTCGACGTGGAGATGCGCGGGGAGGAGGGGCTCGGCTACGACGACTGGACCTTCCGCCGCTCCGACAGCGTGGACTTCTTCGGCCGGGGCCCCGGATACCGCTACCTGCGCGCCAAGGGGAACTCGATCGAGGGCGGCACCTCCGAGATCCTGCGCAACATCGTCGCCGAGCGGGTGCTCGGCCTGCCGTCCGAGCCCCGCGTCGACAAGGACGTGCCGTGGAAGAACCTGCCCCGGTGA